In Persicimonas caeni, a single window of DNA contains:
- a CDS encoding vWA domain-containing protein: MKPTKRIHVLLAACLGVAALMVGGQQAHAWHWTNSGGQMCNPDSGSDIQTLPPPQAMLMLDRSGSMGGQVTVGNTCNQCDYDATLYGKHTCRFSGQYCEEDGWWDDWHSLTKTFDCSWCRSRNDCRNAADGLLEDYAEDKHWGDYCGIRRWSMSYSNTKSISGDVDCDTCSNDNQCRDRLDNYLSSRYSNYSLDSVDYYRESSWWCSNVTRSKWDIAVDAIDVVTRDMTASSPDTVEFGLGTYEGTQANIRHEASANANWRIMNTLNSLGPAGGTPTSLAIHRMLNSATVKNAPGGSAGVLLTDGAPTTASFGSDAHTETIQKACEHRAIAPLYVVGFGGGTDEEFNDVVAAAGGTGTCSNGDPCSNPGNWSSFDGNCDGSYQADNEAALKVALAGIAREISCTFSLSAFAEPTSPQPWDEQWQGCKSSDYDCLKINLGGTTRVYHIDSPRGPRGWDFASPAHNSIRILDRSDGASGDYCQLIRDGLVTNPNGNDVSIQLACLCREQPNSGCSGSDMNPPARTCECPVGRWRCNQGMDICRPERNCPTDLVGEGGTCSAGVGACERQGGEYCTNQGTIACDATPGDPSPETCNGIDDDCDGLVDEGLSDGSLCHVDYEDNPGSAEQAAMKREVNRCNIGIRSCSGGSWQCDPLEPMPEVCNGVDDDCNGVRDNLSTSWDNVRKQNGDRYTLPSGYEAAACYERDVCSCPTDSRDEIEGKNFTQYVLGWGNGSNPPNPTCKCGEGMTP, from the coding sequence ATGAAACCCACAAAACGAATTCATGTGCTGCTCGCAGCCTGTCTGGGAGTCGCCGCGCTGATGGTGGGAGGGCAGCAAGCTCACGCCTGGCATTGGACCAACTCCGGCGGCCAAATGTGTAATCCGGACTCCGGTAGCGATATTCAGACGCTGCCTCCGCCCCAGGCGATGTTGATGCTCGACCGTTCGGGCTCGATGGGCGGTCAGGTCACGGTGGGCAACACCTGTAATCAATGCGATTACGACGCCACGCTCTATGGCAAGCACACGTGCCGATTCAGCGGACAATATTGTGAGGAAGATGGCTGGTGGGATGATTGGCATAGCCTGACCAAGACCTTTGATTGCAGTTGGTGCCGCAGTCGCAATGACTGCCGCAATGCAGCCGATGGTCTGTTGGAGGACTACGCAGAGGATAAGCACTGGGGCGACTACTGCGGTATCAGGCGATGGTCGATGTCCTACTCGAACACGAAATCGATCAGCGGTGATGTCGACTGCGATACTTGCTCGAATGACAACCAGTGCCGGGACCGTCTAGACAACTACCTGTCGTCCCGTTACTCGAACTACTCGCTCGACAGCGTCGACTATTACCGTGAGAGCAGTTGGTGGTGCTCCAATGTCACTCGCTCGAAGTGGGACATTGCGGTCGACGCCATCGACGTGGTCACTCGCGATATGACCGCGAGTAGCCCCGACACCGTCGAGTTTGGGTTGGGTACGTACGAGGGGACGCAGGCCAATATTCGTCACGAGGCGAGTGCAAACGCCAACTGGCGGATCATGAATACGCTCAACAGCCTCGGACCCGCCGGGGGCACGCCCACTTCGCTGGCAATTCACCGCATGCTGAACAGTGCGACCGTGAAGAACGCTCCCGGAGGCTCGGCGGGCGTCTTGCTTACGGACGGCGCACCCACGACGGCTTCGTTCGGCTCCGATGCCCACACCGAGACGATCCAGAAAGCCTGCGAGCACCGAGCCATCGCGCCGTTGTACGTGGTGGGCTTTGGCGGTGGCACCGACGAGGAGTTCAACGACGTGGTCGCAGCGGCTGGTGGTACCGGCACATGCTCGAACGGCGATCCCTGCAGCAATCCCGGCAACTGGAGCAGCTTCGACGGCAACTGCGACGGCAGCTACCAAGCCGACAACGAGGCTGCTCTGAAGGTGGCACTGGCGGGCATTGCCCGCGAAATCTCGTGCACGTTCAGTCTCTCGGCGTTCGCCGAGCCCACCAGTCCGCAGCCGTGGGACGAACAATGGCAGGGCTGCAAGAGTTCGGACTACGATTGCCTCAAGATCAACCTGGGAGGGACGACGCGCGTCTACCACATCGACTCGCCGCGTGGTCCGCGAGGCTGGGATTTTGCGTCTCCTGCGCACAACTCGATCCGAATTCTGGACCGATCGGATGGGGCTTCGGGAGACTATTGCCAGTTGATTCGAGACGGTTTGGTCACCAACCCCAATGGCAACGACGTCTCCATTCAGCTGGCGTGTCTGTGCCGTGAGCAGCCCAACTCGGGCTGCAGCGGCTCGGACATGAATCCGCCGGCGCGCACATGCGAGTGCCCGGTGGGCCGCTGGCGTTGCAACCAGGGCATGGACATCTGTCGTCCGGAACGCAATTGCCCAACCGATCTGGTCGGCGAGGGCGGCACCTGCTCGGCGGGTGTGGGCGCATGTGAGCGTCAGGGAGGTGAGTACTGCACGAACCAAGGCACCATCGCCTGCGATGCGACCCCGGGCGATCCGTCTCCCGAGACGTGCAACGGCATCGACGATGATTGTGACGGTCTGGTGGACGAGGGGTTGAGCGACGGCTCGCTGTGCCACGTCGATTACGAAGACAACCCTGGATCGGCCGAGCAAGCGGCGATGAAACGCGAGGTCAATCGTTGCAATATCGGGATACGCAGTTGTTCCGGTGGCAGTTGGCAGTGCGATCCACTCGAGCCGATGCCCGAGGTGTGCAACGGCGTCGACGATGACTGCAACGGTGTGCGCGACAACCTGAGCACCAGTTGGGACAACGTGCGCAAGCAAAACGGCGACCGCTACACCCTGCCTTCAGGCTACGAAGCTGCCGCCTGCTACGAGCGAGACGTTTGCTCGTGTCCCACTGACAGCCGCGACGAAATCGAAGGTAAGAACTTCACGCAGTACGTGCTCGGCTGGGGCAATGGGAGCAATCCCCCCAATCCGACTTGCAAATGCGGAGAAGGCATGACGCCCTGA